GGTGCTCATAATATTATTGGAAGGTTTGATTGGTGGAAAGCGTTTTGGAACCATGTGAAGGCTTTTATGGCGTTGGGCCATCCTAAGTTGACTAGCAGAGCCAGTATCCAACCTTACTGGCAACCCATAAGCCATAAAAGACAAGCATTGGTGAAACAGCTGATCACCACCCCAAATCCCGGAGATAATATTATGGGTGCCTGAACTGACGTTGGCTGGTGAGTAGGTGCAGATGTTGGTTAGTCAGAAGATGGTCGGATAGTCTTTGGTTATTCTTCAAAGCTGAAGGACTAATTATACTCCAGCCTAGAAACTCGGCTGTGGTAGGGTTTGTGGGGATGTTTTTATCAGGCTTTCTTACCTGCCATAACTAAATCTTTCCTACGATATATACCCAATAATACCCCTATCAAAGCCATATTTATAACAAAACTAGTTCCCCCGTAGGAAATCAGAGGTAAGGAAAATCCTAAGTGTGGCATCAACCCAACGCTCATTAAAATATTGCCTAGACCTTGTATTGTAAATAAAACTACAATTGCCGAGGCTAAATATCTTCCGTAAGAGTGACGAATTGATCGCGTTGCCATAAACATCCTTGTTAGCACACACACCATTATCCCTAATGTGACCAGCCCTATTAGCAGGCCAAAAGTGGAGATAATGTATGTAAAAATGTAATCCGTATGAACATCGGGTAGGATAAGCTTATTCGCACCGTCTTGCCAATAGTATAAGCTATCGCTCCTTCCGATAAGTTCAGCATTAGATACTGCATCTCTAGAAATGGAGATAATCCAACCACTTGAATTCTGGGATGAATCAGGACGGATGATAGCTAAAAACCTTGACATCCTATAAGACGTTAGATGTCCTGCTAGCAGGAGGATTTTCGCTAGTAGTGCGCCTCCATATATCGAGAAGATAAACCTACTTTTATTTCCAGCAAAATCCTTGCTCATTATTGCTAATGTAAGTACAGTTAAGAGTCCAGCACCAAAGAGCAAAACAAACCCAAAGGATCGTACGTGTGTATTAGAGATAAGCACCATAGCTAACATTGCTAAACCTACAAGCTTTAACATATCTTTTATATTCCCGCTCCCCCATCTCTTTGCAAGCCCTGCAAAAGCAATAATAAAAAGAGTCATGGTGAGAACAATTATTCCTGAAGGATTATTTATTACACTATTACTCATCCAAATGCCAATTGCAGCACCAAAAATAAGCAAAGAATGCTTTTCTATTTTTGTATAATCAAAGAAATAGCACCCTATACAAACCCCTATACCCATTGGCAAATAAGTTAAATAGGTTCGCAGGATCTGGCTATGATTAAGTGGAATCTGACCTTGGTTTTGTATTGACTCAGTGCTTAAAATAGTAATTAGTGTTAACCCTCCAATTAACACCAACGCACCAACCAACCCGATAATTGACCATTCAGTCTTTGGTCTATGTGTTTTATTCAGCTCTTTACCTATTTGGATAGGATCCCCCATCTGAGTTATAGCTTTTTGAATGGCCTCATCTTCGTCCATTCCCGTCTCGATATAACTGTCCGCTATTTCACATATATGGCTTTCAATTTCTTCGGAAATATCATCAGTTACTCCTTTATATTTTATTTCCCCACATACTTTGCTTAAATATTGACAAATGTATTTATTCAAAACAAACACCCCCTATCACCTTATTAACAGTACGACTATAAACTTCCCACTCTTTTTTCTTCTCCTGCAAAAGTTTATCACCTTTATCTGTAATGTTATAATATTTTCGCTTTCGACCGGACTCGCCTACATCCCAATATGACTGAACCATCCCTTCGCTTTCTAAGGCGTGTAAAATAGGATACATCGTTCCTTCCTTTAAAGTAAAGGTTTGGTCAGACTTTTCTTCAAGCTCTTTAACCATCTGATAACCATACATATCTCCAGTGCTCAAAAGATTAAGTATCAACATCTTTGTACTACCCTTCATAAGATCCTTATCAATTTTCATATTAGACACCTCCTTTTTTTGGGTATGGGCCACTTACAACTCC
This genomic interval from Proteinivorax tanatarense contains the following:
- a CDS encoding FtsW/RodA/SpoVE family cell cycle protein → MNKYICQYLSKVCGEIKYKGVTDDISEEIESHICEIADSYIETGMDEDEAIQKAITQMGDPIQIGKELNKTHRPKTEWSIIGLVGALVLIGGLTLITILSTESIQNQGQIPLNHSQILRTYLTYLPMGIGVCIGCYFFDYTKIEKHSLLIFGAAIGIWMSNSVINNPSGIIVLTMTLFIIAFAGLAKRWGSGNIKDMLKLVGLAMLAMVLISNTHVRSFGFVLLFGAGLLTVLTLAIMSKDFAGNKSRFIFSIYGGALLAKILLLAGHLTSYRMSRFLAIIRPDSSQNSSGWIISISRDAVSNAELIGRSDSLYYWQDGANKLILPDVHTDYIFTYIISTFGLLIGLVTLGIMVCVLTRMFMATRSIRHSYGRYLASAIVVLFTIQGLGNILMSVGLMPHLGFSLPLISYGGTSFVINMALIGVLLGIYRRKDLVMAGKKA
- a CDS encoding PadR family transcriptional regulator, with the protein product MKIDKDLMKGSTKMLILNLLSTGDMYGYQMVKELEEKSDQTFTLKEGTMYPILHALESEGMVQSYWDVGESGRKRKYYNITDKGDKLLQEKKKEWEVYSRTVNKVIGGVCFE